The stretch of DNA AAGGTTATGGCTCCAAAGATGTGTGGATCATCAGGCTTGATAAAGACGGAAAAGAAATTTCACAACTGATTTTAGGTGCGAGAGGACTAGATGAAGTAGAGAAAATGATTCCTACAAAAGATGGCGGTGCGTTGGTAGGGATTTACTCACGCAGCGAAGCTGTGAATATGAGTAATCAGCAATCAGTAATGGGTAATGAAAAAGAGATGATCTCCAATTCAAAAGCTGATCGTTCTACTATTACTAATCACTCATTACCCATTACTTATCAATCCAAAACCACTGAGAATTTCGGAGAAGGTGATTACTGGATCGTAAAGTTGAGCAAAGATGGAAAAGTTGAATGGGAAAAGAACTTTGGAGGAAAAGGAGATGATCATGTAAGAACCCTTGCTTTAACTTCAAGCGGATATATGATCGGTGGAGAGTCCAGATCTGAGAGATCAGGAAACAAAACGGTAGGAATTGAAGAGGGTACCGACCTCTGGTTAATATCTCTTGACGAAAGAGGAACTGAACAATGGCAGAAATCTTACAATTTGGGAAACAGAGATGTTTTGATGGGGATGAATATAATAGGTGGGAAGCAGGAAGATGGAAGCGGGAAGTCGTCAACCAAAGGAATATTGTTGGGTGGATATACCCAGGCAGAAGGAAGAATAGAATCTAATGATGAAACCTTCTGGATGCTGTATTTGAATCAGGATGGAAATGAACAGTGGAGAAAGCATGTTAAAGGAAAGGAGAAGAAAAAAGAGGAAAGACTTTCAGATTTAAAATTAAATAAAGATGGCTCGATCATCCTGGCAGGAACCAGTGCAGAGGAATTAGGAAAGGAGAACTGGAAGATTGTGAAGTTAGGAGACAAACAGCTTGATCAGTTAATTGAAAAGCAAGACATTAAAATCTACCCGAATCCGGTATCTGACTTTGCATATGTGGAGATTGGATTTGAAGGTTTGAAAGCTGGATTGTTTGAGGCTGAGATTGCCGTATATGATATGAGTGGGAGACAATTACAGAGCGTGAAAACAAAGAACAGAGTGACTAAGCTGAATACCCAGAGCCTGATTCAGGGGGCTTACCTGGTGACTGTAAAAACGGATACGAATAAAACAGCGAATGCTAAACTAATCAAGAAATAATATGATAAACAAGAGAATAATGCCTTTTATTTTTTTATTAGGCTTTTTAAATATTTATGCACAAAGTAATAACGATTCTTTTTATTTTTTTAAAAATCTACCGACCTCTCCTTCTACAGCTAGATTCTTAAGATATGGAGATATACAAAACTCAGAATTTACTGGAACCAATGCTCCTAAAATCCCACTTTATACTGTTGAAGAAGGAGATATCAAGCTCCCACTAACATTAGATTACATTTCTGGAAATGGAATCAAAGTAGCAGATGAAGCTTCCAGTGTAGGATTAGGCTGGAATATAGGTTTCCCAGCTATTGTACAGTCTGTAATAGGTGAAGATGATTTTGATTATAATATCGAACATTTAAAAATTGATTTACATTATCAAAAAGCACCGTGGCCAGCATTAGGGTATAATAGTAAGTATTTAGAATCTAAAGGAGGAAAACAACAACCATCGGACTACATTGAACAACCAGAAATAGGCAAGTATACTTATTATTATTCTATTCATCATACTTTACCAGTTAATGGATTCTTTAAAACGTTCGCCAATGATAGACCTTATGATGCTTCACCGGACATATTTTCAGTCAATATATTTGGAGAAAAACTGGAATTTTTTATTTCAAATCATAAAGACCTGAATACTGCTAATGCGGTACCGCAATTTACGTCTTTAAAAAAAGGATATAGAATTTCATTTAATAAAGCAACTTCAACATTTAATATTACCAATCCAAAAGGGCTTACTTTTACATTTGGTAGAGTTGAAGAAGTTAAATTCATTAATGTTAGCAATAGAAATTATGTGCTTACAGGAATTAGAGATAAAAATAATAAGGCTCTAACCATAGAATACAACCAATATAACAATGTAAGAAACTTTATTCCCAATTCAAAAAACTTGAATTACAATCAAGAAGTTACAGCCAATTATACATATTGTGAAGGTATTCCACTATACTACCTCAATGATAATTATGTAGCATCCACAAAACTCAATGGAGTTGACTCTGTACCATGGGCATTCCAGACAGCAGGAGTTGGTAATTACCTAATATCTATTTCACCAGACTTTCTTACTGTTCAAAACTATTTACAAATTTCAAAAATATCGGGGGAGTTTGGAAGCTTAAATTTTCTTTATACAAACAGAGAAGATTTTCCCACTGCTAAACTTTCGAAAATCACTTTAAAAAATAATATTAATGTTGATATTAAAAATATTGATTTTGAATATGATTATGTGGTAGCAGAAAATAGTCCCCTTAAAAGTGCTCGTGCAGATCTTTTTGATGACAATAGAATGAGAAAAAGACTTTTCTTAAGAAGCTTAAGCATCAATCAAAATGAAAATTATACGTTTGCTTATAAAAATGAAAACATGCTGCCTAGAAAAGATTCTTATGCAGTGGATTACTGGGGGTATGCAAATGGAGGGATCAATAACAAAACTTATTTTTTAAATCCTACTGATTTTACAGGTTCTAGCCTTCCAATTACTGATCTTAATAACAATAAGAAGCAAGCAGATAGTTATTATACAACAGCAGGAATTTTGGATCGAATTAATTATCCCACACGAGGATTTTCAGAATTTAATTATGAACTGAATTCCTCTAGTAATTTATTTTCTACTTATAACCCCTCTGCAATAAAGAATGGAAAGGGTATTCGTCTTGAAAGCCAAACCAATTATGACTTTGATGCCAATGTTGTTGATAAAACAAAATTTGTTTATGATGAAGGGTACTCAACTAATCCTTTACATCTAATAACAGAATATACTACAAAATATATCCAATCAAATGCCAATCAAATTTTTGCAACAAGATTAGTCTCAATCAATTCCACCAATAATTATAGTGTTTCACCACTCTCTTCAGGAGATTTTGTAGCATATAAAAAAGTTACCAAAGTAGAAGTGGAGAACTCAGGAAATAATAAAGGTAAAATCATTTCTAATTATAGCATTAATCCCGATGCCTTTTATCAATTCTTTACTTATCAATTGCAAATTTCAATACCACGGACAAAAGCAGCAGGAGTAGAAAATGGAATGTTATTATCACAAGAATTTATCAATGCAAATAATCAGACTGTTCGAAAAATAATTAATAATTATAATACCGTATATTCCGATATCTTTTATGGTACTATGTTTACTCCAGTAAATGAATCCCTATTTCTTTGTACCAATATGACAGGGGGACCAACTGCAGGTTTCGGAATTAGAACTTTATCAATTGTTTCTCATTTTCCCATATTTTCAAAAGAAAGTCTATTATCTGACACCACAGTAACCGAATTTTTTGGAAATCAACAAGTGACTAATAAAACAAATTATTTATATAATTCTGATAACTTTCTAGAACAAAAATCAGTTTTAACAAGCGGCCAAGATCAGATTACTGAAAACTATTTGTATACGTCTCAAATACCAAGACTTCAACAAGCCAATATTTTATCCGAAAATATAGGTAAAAACATTTCTAAAAATGGGAAACAGATATTTGGTCAGGTTTCCAGGTATCAAAATAATTCACATTATAATCCCACTTCAATTTTACAATATGATCTTTTAGCCAATTCTTTTTTTATTGAAGGGACCTATGATTTATATGATAAAAATAATTTATTACAGTATACCGCTAAGGATGGAACTCCTACAACAGTTTTATGGGGATATAGAAATACTTTACCTATTGCCAAAGTTGAGGGGGCAAGCTACAGCCAAATAATGCAAGCTTTTGGATTGAATGGAAATAGCTCTAATTCATATTTACAACTGGATATTGTTAAAAAATCAAATTTAGATATTAATGATACTACCGAAGAAAATATGATTTCAGCTCTAGATAATTTTAGAAATAAATCAGAACTTAAAGACTTTCAAATAACCACTTATACCTACGATCCGTTGGTTGGTGTTAAAACAATCATTCAACCTTCAGGGATTAGAGAATATTACAAATATGATTCATCCAATAGACTTAAGCAAATACTAAATGATGAGAATAAAATTATAAAAGAATTTTCTTATAACTACTCTCCATTAAGATATTATAACTCTGAACGAAGTAAAACTTTTGTGAAAAATTGCGGCAATAATGCCACTGGTACTTCATTTACATATGTGGTACATGCCAACAAATATGTATCGATGATCAGTCAACAAGACGCGGATTCACAAGCGATTAATGACATTAATGTAAATGGGCAAAATGCTGCTAATAGCGACCCTAATGGAACATGTACATATATTAGCTGTGATATTAAATTTAATGTTTCAGGAGGAGGGGGAATCTCACTTGCTAACCATACAAATTATAAAGTAGCGTTAAGTTTTTCATCAGGGTTCGATTTACCTTGGAAAACTACAGGAGTTTTAGTAGGTACAATTAATGGAAATTGCAGACCGTCAGTCGAGAGAACATCTGGTGCATATAATCAAGGAGTTTGGACCATCATCATTAAAACTAATGGGGATATAATTGCAAAGAAAGTAGAAGGAACAGCTCCAAACAACACTACTTATAATCTAGAATTTACATATCCAACCAATTAACAAATCATGAAAAAAATAATTATCCCTATAGGAGCCTTGCTGATCGCAGGATTAGCCCATGCCCAGTTAAGCCCGACTGAAAATTACGTTTATTCCAAAACATATCTTGATTATAATGCCAGTAATCAGCCTACCAAAACTGCAGAAACCGTAGAGTATTTTGATGGCTTGGGAAGACCTAAACAAATTATTAATATCAAAGCCTCACCTTTAAGAAGAGATGTGGTTACCCATATTGAATATGATGGTTTTGGAAGACAGACTAAAGACTTTCTTCCTGTACCTCAAGCTCAAAGCTCTAATGGAGCCATTGTTTCCAATCCTTTAGCCAATGCTACTCAGGCCAGCATCTATGGGCAGGAAAAGATCTTTGCAGAAAAGACGCTGGAAAATTCTCCTCTGGATAGAATACTGGAACAGAAACAGGTGGGTAATGCCTGGAACACAAAACCGGTAAAGTTTGACTATGGAACCAATACGGCTACAGAGGTCAGAAAATATGTGACCACAACCACTTTCATGGAAGGAAGAACGAATTCTGTCTTAAAAGTGGCTGCCAATGATGCGAACTCTGCAAGTGGGTTTTATAAAGCCAATCAACTCTATAAAAACTCGGTAAAGGATGAAGATGGCAATGAAACCATAGAGTTTAAAAATGGCCAGGGTCAGACTCTTTTAGTCAGAAAAGTATTAGGAGCCGGTCAGAATGCAGATACCTATTATATCTATAATGAATATAATCAATTGGCTTTTGTCCTTCCCCCTGAAGCTTCCAACGCAGCCAGGAGCTTAGGAGTAGGTGTCCAGTTTCTAGATGGCTTTTTGGTTAATCATTGTTATCAGTATCATTATGATGGGAAAAACAGGTTAGTACAAAAGAAACTTCCGGGTAAAGAATGGGAACATATGGTGTATGATAAAGCTGACCGTCTTATTATGACTCAAGATGCAGAAATGCGTAAGACCAATAAATGGCTGATCACTAAATATGATCAGTTGGGAAGAGTTGCCTATACTGGAATTTTAACGGGGAACAATAGAATGGATAGGCAGACCCAGGCAGGAAATTTAGCTATTATTGAATCAAGGGAATCTGGTGGATTTATTCGTAATGGAATGCGTATTTATTATAGTAACAGTCACTTCTCTAATATAGAGACGGTTTTGAGTGTGAATTATTACGATACCTATCCTCCGGGATCTCCTACGGTTACCAATGTTTTTAATCATCAGCTTCTGACCGATAATCCTTCACAAGATCGTTCTACTAAAGGACTTCCTTTAGCCTCGTATATTAAAAATATAGAAGATGATGCCTGGACTAGAAATTTCACCTGGTATAATTCCAAAGGTCAGGTAATGGGAAGCCGAAGTATTAATCATTTAGGAGGCTATACCATTCTTAACCATCAGCTTGATTTTTCAGGAACACCTCTGCGTACAAGTACTTACCATAAAAGAATTGCAGCTGATACTGAAAAACAGATACACGAATACTTCACGTATGACCATCAGAACAGACTTCTGATGCATCGACATAAGGTAGGACCTAATCCTCTTGAGATCTTAGCTCAGAATAAATACAATGAGCTATCCCAGTTGGAAAATAAGAAAGTAGGTGGAGTAAGTGCTGCTGCACCACTTCAGCAAGTGGATTATCAATACAATATCCGAGGCTGGATGACTCATATTAATGATCCTGCTAATTTAGGAACTGATTTGTTTGGGTATAAAATAAAGTACAACCAGGTAGAAGGATTACAAACCCCAAATGTTAGCTTTTCCAATTTGAAAGTACTTCCTAAATTTAATGGGAATATTGCTGAAGTCGACTGGAAAACTGCATCTTCTCCTAATGATAATTTAAGAAGATATGGGTATGTATATGATGGTTTAAATAGATTACTGGCAGGATTTTACCAAAGAGATGCCAATCCATCGGCAAGAGAATATTTTGAAAAGATGGATTATGATTTGAATGGAAATATTATCAATCTCAAAAGATCAGCTCAGGTACAGTCCGGAAGTACGGCAGCATTAATTGATGATTTAACGTATTCTTACAATGGAAACAGGCTTAATAAAGTGACCGATGCCACCCAAAGTATTTCAGGATATCCTACAGGAGGAGCAACCATAGCTTATGATCTCAATGGGAATATGACGAGTCATCCTGATAAAAAAATTAATGAAATCACTTATAATTATTTAAACTTACCGAATAGCTTTAAGATATTGGGTGAAGGGAGATTCAGACCTAGTTATAATTATACTTACAGATCAGATGGGGTGAAAGTAAAAAAGAATTCTATCCCGGGACTTACAATCGATATTCAAACCGATTATCTGGATGGGTTTCAATATGAAGATAATGTTTTACAATTTGTTCCAACCTCAGAGGGCTATTATGATTTTGTAAAAAATAAGTATATTTACCACTATACGGATCATTTAGGAAATGTGAGATTAAGTTATACCAGAAACAATACAAGCTTAGAAATTATTGAAGAGAATAATTACTACCCATTTGGATTAAAGCATGAGGGATATAATCCCTTGAATGGAAATCCTGCTTATCAATACAAATACAACGGTAAAGAATTACAAACTGAAACCGGGATGTATGATTATGGTGCTAGGATGTATATGCCGGATATTGGTAGATGGGGAGTTGTTGATCCACTAGCGGAAAAAGGTGTTAATCTTACTCCATATCGTTACGGTTTTAATAGTCCTATAATGTATACAGATCCATTAGGTTTGTTTGAGTCAAGAAAAGAAGCTCGGGAATATCGACGAGAACATAATATTACAGGTTCTATAAAGAAAAATGATAATGGTTCCTTTTCTATAAATGATAGAACCAATAGTGTTAGTTATTCCAAAGGAACAGAAGGCTCAGGAGAAACTTTCAAAAATGATGGCGTTCAAGAATCAGCTTTGATTACTGTAAGTAAGAAAACCGATAACCAACAACAGAACATATACTCTCCATTAGGACAAGGAAACACATTGCTATCTCTTAATGGAACTTATATGTCGGCTTTTTCAGATAAAATGTATATTGGTACAGCTAGAAGAAATGCTCCCTTCAATTATTTAGGAACTAATTATTATGGAAATGGACGGACATTTTTGAAACAAGGAAATTTGATCAAAGCAGGAAAAGTTATTGGAAAAGGAACAGTAGTAATCGGAATAGGATTAGATATTTATGGAGTTAGTCAGTATTATGACAATCCTAATTCTCCAAATGCAGTACATCCAGTAAAAGCAGGAACAAATACAGCAATGTCACTTTATGGTTTAACAGGTGTTGGTACAATCCCTTCTTTATTATATTTTGGAGTGGATAATTTTTATCCGGGAGGCTGGGAAGGAGCCTCTGAAACGGCTGGGAAAACGGAAGCAAATGAAAGAGCAATGACAGGACATTCATTTTTAAGTAATTCAGCTTTAAAACAATAATTATCATGTATTTAAAAAAGGCTTATTATTATTTATTTTATAAATTATATAAATTTTGGGAGTACATTTCGATTCCTAGATTCTGGAGTGATGTTAAAGCATCATTGTCAATAGATTTACTTATATTATTTACTATTGCATCTATCTTTTTTTATTTTGATTTGAGTTTTGGAAGTAAAACAAAATTTTTAATATGTTTAATATTAATGTTATTTGTTTCAAATTATTTGTTTTTAAGAAATAGTAATTGGAAAGATTATATTAATCATTTTGAAAAACTATCAAAAACTCAAAATAATAAGGGAACAATAATAGTTTGCACTATTATTATATTGATACTTATCAATTTTATATACTCAATTTACTGGATGGATCGGAGAGCTCAATATAATGGAACTGGTCCTTATTCCAAAGAGTACTTAAATAACAAAGCCACTCAATGAGTGACTTTGTTATCAGTATAAGTATAGTATAAAGAAATTGCAGTAAAAAGAGTATTAATCATGAGTGACAGAAATGTTGAAGTCCCTTATCAATTGTAAATAATTATAACCTGAGACAAAGATGTATATGCCAAATATTTTGGAAGATGGCTGACCAATATATTAAGGTTCATTTTATATAAACTGATTTTACACTTCTTAAAAATAAAAGAAAAGTTTAAACAACAAACCCGCTCAATGAGCGGGTTTGTTATTTATTAAAAAGTATACAACAGACCTATTGAACAATCAACAAACACCCCTTATTCTTCGCAATACTAATCTCTTCATCCACCTTAAATTCTTTTGCTTCCTGAAAATCTTTAATTGAAGGAGCGCTGATCTTCAGATTTTTAGAATTGAGCCCTAATCTTTTCCAATCTACTTTCAATCGTACCCGGGTATCTTCCGGTGCCCAGCTTGCAAGGGAAATCATTATTTTTTTGCCTTGTTGGTAAACTGTTGCCAATACTTTAGGATGATCGGTTTTAACGGGATTGTCATTAACCCAATAACCAATCATCCGGGAACCTTTGATTCCGAAATCATCCCAGGCTTTCCACAGATAAGTCGGATTACTCTTTTCAGACCAGCCTAAACGGCTTGTCATCCCATACAACATTCCTTTCCAGGGATTTCCATTATCTTGTAACATTTCTCCCATCAATCCGAAAGGAATCCCGCTCACTTCCGTCAGCAAAAATTCCGGACTGGTATTGTTATAATCAAAGTACTCCCCGAACCACAAACGGTTGATATAAGGAAAATGTTCAAGATAAAGATTGGCACTGTTGTTAAAGCCGTCTTTATCATTGTATTGATTGGCAGAATGCAGGTCGATGATACCCGGATGTCCTTTCTGGGTCATTACCCTTTTAATCCTTTTCATAGTTACCCTGTCAAAAGCAACATCATCCAGGTAGATTCCGTCAATATCTAAATTATTGACCAGCCAGTTCATTCCTTCCACATAGTAATTATGCCAGCGGTTCATTCCACTGTTAATAATCGCAGCATCTTTGAACTCCGGTACATACCATGCTGCAATATAATTATCGTGAAGATGCTCCTGTAACCAAGAATAGCCTCCACCCTTTCCTGCGGAAAATACTTCCTGTCTAAGACTTTTCACCGGGTATAGCTCATACATTCTGTTGGAAACTTCACGAATGGTATTATAGATTTTCACTTTCAGTCCTTTTTCATGGGCTTTGGTGATATATGCTTTCATTTCTTTTGTGGCCACAAACGGATAATTAATATAAGGATTGATCTCATTACCATGGTGAATATTAATCACATTAGCACCGCTTGCCTGTATGGTTTCAACAGGTTTATAGGCATGATAAAACCGATTATTCCACTGATCATCCGTATTGATCGGGTGAAAAGGAGTAATAAGAAAGTGAAAGTTATAGTATAGCTCCTCTCCTTTTTTCATACTTCTGGCACCGCTAAAATTGTTAACTAAAATTTTAGATCCTATTTCCCTGATACTGACACCTCCCTTATTTCCATTCCCCCAGGAAGCAGGAAGAATTAAAGGTTTTTGAAGATAAAAATTGGTATTAAGAGGTCTCGAATAATTTTGGTCGCGTAAAGAAAATTGTATTCCTGCATTCACATTTCCTAACCACGCTCCATCTTGATTTTTCTTGGTAACATCCCATTTCCAATCAAAATTCTCCGGCCTGTAGCCTCCTTTCTGACCTAATCCCATCATATAGGTGGCTTTATCTTTTGCAAAAGGAATTTCCATAGCAATATCCTGAAGCTGAACATCATTCAATGCTATGATCTTTACGGTATACTCCATAAATCCGTCAAACTCAATAGAACCGTCAACCTGCATTTTCAGATTCTCTGATGTGCTTGTGCTATTCCATGATATTTTTCCTTCTTCCTTTCCGGTGAAATGAATTCCTGAAGTTTTCCACTTCTCGGCTTCTGTTCCCTGACCTTTTACAACAAAATGTATAGGTTCATTCAGGAGAACATTAGGCATTTTCCCGATGGAAGTCATCTCCGGACTAAAGAAAGTCTCAATCTGCTTTGGAAATCCTGATTCATCCAGGAATACTTTTCGTCCCAACAATGAAACCTCCTGCCCTTTCAGTTGTAATGGGACATAGGGCTTTATCACTGTATTAGCCTGTGCCATGGTTGAATTGAGCCATGGAAGACGAGTCATCTTCCAGGGTTCATCAAAACCTTTATCAACAGATTTTTTTTCACTTATAGTCAATACAATTTTCACTGTTTGAGCAGCTGCATTTTCAGGCTGAATGGTAAGCATTCCTGCATAGACTCCGGGAGCCTTATTTTCAGGAATGTCAAAACCGCACCAAAAAGGCTGTAAATCATCTCTTTTAACATCTACGTTGAGTAAAAGTTTTTCCCCTTTATAATCTACGCCCCCAGTGTTTATACAATCAAAATAGCTGGATTCAATGACTCCTCCTGAAATACTTTTCAATGAAGAAGCTGTAATTTTCACTTTTTTAAGATCTGTTTTTACAGGGAGCATTCCAATCTGAAAAGCATAAAATGCTCCTCTATCCGCTTTCCCCTCCAGTACTGCAGAATCTTTTTTATCATTCGTCCAATGCTGAGGAATTCTGTTCATTTTAATAGGCTTTTCCCTCACTTCAGGAAAAAGCAGATAAGCTTTATCTTGATACTTCTTTTTATACTGGTCAATTTCTTTTTGGGTAGCAATCATTTCCATGGGATCGTTGCTGTTGAATTTGTCTGCCGATTCAATCCTTAATACCCTGGCTGACGCTGCATCTGAGTTTTTAGTTATCGGCTGAACAGTCCTTTTCAGATAAGTCGCTGTAGGATAATTCGTCCTATCATCCAGTTGATAAGGGAGAAAATAGACATAGTAAATCCCTTTTCCCGATACCGGAGTAAAAATGAATGAACCTTCTTCCTCATTGGTATTCAAGTACACATCCGGTTCATATTGCTTTTGGGTAAGACTATCCATAATAATCAGTTTCTGATCCGGCTTTACCCGGATGTTACGCCATGGAATAGTTACTTTAGCCTGCTTGGTCGATGCTTCCCATCGCAATATGGCTCGCTGATTTCCCAGCTTGTCAGCATCCCATTTCTGGGTTTGAGGAGGATATATATGTTGGGCGAAGCTAAAACCCGGCGTAAGAATTCCCGTCAGGATGATTGGATAAAGTCTTTTTAAAAGCATATTAAATTTGAATAAAGTGATAAAAACTGGTTCTTGTCTTTCAAATTTAATATAATTCACCATACATAAGAGAAACATTTAGTGATTTTTCAATATTTTTAAGGAAATAAAGAGCTTAAAGGGTATGATCGTGAATAACAAAACCTCCCCTAAGGGAGGTCAAAAAACACAAATGATGAAAAAAAATTATTATATTTATAATGCAATATAAAAGCACTTAATTCTTATACAAAGATACACCGTAAAACAACAATAATTCATGAGTAGAATCATAAAACACGAAATCCTACTATAAAAGCAGGATTTACATGTATTTTTTTATCAATAATCTGAACTATTCCCATTCAATAGTTGCAGGTGGTTTGCTTGAAATATCATAAGCCACTCTG from Chryseobacterium piperi encodes:
- a CDS encoding T9SS type A sorting domain-containing protein; this translates as MKKLYMSAFSTCTLLSLSAQDILWQKNIQSSTQDFLSQVTTTIDQQYLITGSSIQAGSPKMGAGSTTGQNNGYDFHLVKLNQQGEQVWEKYFSGNNHDYLSATVNTQEGGALLAGTSYSGKGLDKKEDSKGGSDIWLIRINEFGDELWQKTLGTIADEEARTVIQTTDLGFFVAGNVQNASKGYGSKDVWIIRLDKDGKEISQLILGARGLDEVEKMIPTKDGGALVGIYSRSEAVNMSNQQSVMGNEKEMISNSKADRSTITNHSLPITYQSKTTENFGEGDYWIVKLSKDGKVEWEKNFGGKGDDHVRTLALTSSGYMIGGESRSERSGNKTVGIEEGTDLWLISLDERGTEQWQKSYNLGNRDVLMGMNIIGGKQEDGSGKSSTKGILLGGYTQAEGRIESNDETFWMLYLNQDGNEQWRKHVKGKEKKKEERLSDLKLNKDGSIILAGTSAEELGKENWKIVKLGDKQLDQLIEKQDIKIYPNPVSDFAYVEIGFEGLKAGLFEAEIAVYDMSGRQLQSVKTKNRVTKLNTQSLIQGAYLVTVKTDTNKTANAKLIKK
- a CDS encoding DUF5977 domain-containing protein codes for the protein MPFIFLLGFLNIYAQSNNDSFYFFKNLPTSPSTARFLRYGDIQNSEFTGTNAPKIPLYTVEEGDIKLPLTLDYISGNGIKVADEASSVGLGWNIGFPAIVQSVIGEDDFDYNIEHLKIDLHYQKAPWPALGYNSKYLESKGGKQQPSDYIEQPEIGKYTYYYSIHHTLPVNGFFKTFANDRPYDASPDIFSVNIFGEKLEFFISNHKDLNTANAVPQFTSLKKGYRISFNKATSTFNITNPKGLTFTFGRVEEVKFINVSNRNYVLTGIRDKNNKALTIEYNQYNNVRNFIPNSKNLNYNQEVTANYTYCEGIPLYYLNDNYVASTKLNGVDSVPWAFQTAGVGNYLISISPDFLTVQNYLQISKISGEFGSLNFLYTNREDFPTAKLSKITLKNNINVDIKNIDFEYDYVVAENSPLKSARADLFDDNRMRKRLFLRSLSINQNENYTFAYKNENMLPRKDSYAVDYWGYANGGINNKTYFLNPTDFTGSSLPITDLNNNKKQADSYYTTAGILDRINYPTRGFSEFNYELNSSSNLFSTYNPSAIKNGKGIRLESQTNYDFDANVVDKTKFVYDEGYSTNPLHLITEYTTKYIQSNANQIFATRLVSINSTNNYSVSPLSSGDFVAYKKVTKVEVENSGNNKGKIISNYSINPDAFYQFFTYQLQISIPRTKAAGVENGMLLSQEFINANNQTVRKIINNYNTVYSDIFYGTMFTPVNESLFLCTNMTGGPTAGFGIRTLSIVSHFPIFSKESLLSDTTVTEFFGNQQVTNKTNYLYNSDNFLEQKSVLTSGQDQITENYLYTSQIPRLQQANILSENIGKNISKNGKQIFGQVSRYQNNSHYNPTSILQYDLLANSFFIEGTYDLYDKNNLLQYTAKDGTPTTVLWGYRNTLPIAKVEGASYSQIMQAFGLNGNSSNSYLQLDIVKKSNLDINDTTEENMISALDNFRNKSELKDFQITTYTYDPLVGVKTIIQPSGIREYYKYDSSNRLKQILNDENKIIKEFSYNYSPLRYYNSERSKTFVKNCGNNATGTSFTYVVHANKYVSMISQQDADSQAINDINVNGQNAANSDPNGTCTYISCDIKFNVSGGGGISLANHTNYKVALSFSSGFDLPWKTTGVLVGTINGNCRPSVERTSGAYNQGVWTIIIKTNGDIIAKKVEGTAPNNTTYNLEFTYPTN
- a CDS encoding DUF6443 domain-containing protein, whose protein sequence is MKKIIIPIGALLIAGLAHAQLSPTENYVYSKTYLDYNASNQPTKTAETVEYFDGLGRPKQIINIKASPLRRDVVTHIEYDGFGRQTKDFLPVPQAQSSNGAIVSNPLANATQASIYGQEKIFAEKTLENSPLDRILEQKQVGNAWNTKPVKFDYGTNTATEVRKYVTTTTFMEGRTNSVLKVAANDANSASGFYKANQLYKNSVKDEDGNETIEFKNGQGQTLLVRKVLGAGQNADTYYIYNEYNQLAFVLPPEASNAARSLGVGVQFLDGFLVNHCYQYHYDGKNRLVQKKLPGKEWEHMVYDKADRLIMTQDAEMRKTNKWLITKYDQLGRVAYTGILTGNNRMDRQTQAGNLAIIESRESGGFIRNGMRIYYSNSHFSNIETVLSVNYYDTYPPGSPTVTNVFNHQLLTDNPSQDRSTKGLPLASYIKNIEDDAWTRNFTWYNSKGQVMGSRSINHLGGYTILNHQLDFSGTPLRTSTYHKRIAADTEKQIHEYFTYDHQNRLLMHRHKVGPNPLEILAQNKYNELSQLENKKVGGVSAAAPLQQVDYQYNIRGWMTHINDPANLGTDLFGYKIKYNQVEGLQTPNVSFSNLKVLPKFNGNIAEVDWKTASSPNDNLRRYGYVYDGLNRLLAGFYQRDANPSAREYFEKMDYDLNGNIINLKRSAQVQSGSTAALIDDLTYSYNGNRLNKVTDATQSISGYPTGGATIAYDLNGNMTSHPDKKINEITYNYLNLPNSFKILGEGRFRPSYNYTYRSDGVKVKKNSIPGLTIDIQTDYLDGFQYEDNVLQFVPTSEGYYDFVKNKYIYHYTDHLGNVRLSYTRNNTSLEIIEENNYYPFGLKHEGYNPLNGNPAYQYKYNGKELQTETGMYDYGARMYMPDIGRWGVVDPLAEKGVNLTPYRYGFNSPIMYTDPLGLFESRKEAREYRREHNITGSIKKNDNGSFSINDRTNSVSYSKGTEGSGETFKNDGVQESALITVSKKTDNQQQNIYSPLGQGNTLLSLNGTYMSAFSDKMYIGTARRNAPFNYLGTNYYGNGRTFLKQGNLIKAGKVIGKGTVVIGIGLDIYGVSQYYDNPNSPNAVHPVKAGTNTAMSLYGLTGVGTIPSLLYFGVDNFYPGGWEGASETAGKTEANERAMTGHSFLSNSALKQ